The Castanea sativa cultivar Marrone di Chiusa Pesio chromosome 4, ASM4071231v1 sequence TCATTTAGTTGAATAATCATTTGAACTTTTTCTTGTGTGTATGTAAGCAGACATTGGAATTTTCAATTTCGAACAATATTGCGATCCATGCATTAACCTCCCTAAACAGCCAAATGTTCCACATCGTTGTCAATGGTTGCAATAACGTGAAAATGCAAGGTGTCAGGGTTACCGCTGCTGGAAACAGTCCAAACAGTGATGGAATTCATGTTCAACTATCTTCAAGTATCTCAATTCTCAACTCCAAGATTGGGACTGGTGATGATTGCATCTCAATTGGCCCTGGTACCACTAACTTGTGGATTGAGAATGTTGCATGTGGACCTGGGCATGGAATTAggtatttaattactttttatcttcattaaaatattacatGTTTGAAACAAGTATATTATAGGGTGATTCTAAATTGGTCTTATTGGTGTACTTAATTGGTGTAGCATTGGGAGTCTAGGCAAGGACCAACAAGAGGCTGGGGTACAAAACGTGACGGTTAAAACAGTTACTTTTACTAATACTCAGAATGGGCTGAGGATTAAGTCATGGGGAAGGCCTAGCAATGGGTTTGCTAAGGACATTCTATTCCAACATGCCGTTATGACAAATGTCCAGAATCCTATACTAATTGACCAAAATTACTGCCCTGGCAACAAGGGATGCCCTGGTCaggtaatatttttttaaaaccttatttTGCATGAAAATGTAGTTTTAAAAAAGATATGGCTGCTTTTGAAAAGGCCAAAAGATGTTCAAGTAAATCGCACAACATCAATTCTGAAAATTTTAGTTCCTATGAGCCTATGACAATAACCtttaaaacctcacattttctTGCGTTGTCTCactttttcaagttttttcaaGATACAAGTATACTTCAGCACACATAGTAAAGCCCATTATCATGCCAAAATCAACTATTACTCTATCATAGTTTTGAACCCAAGATGAACCCCCCTCACATTTTCAAAGTTTTGTACTTTACTTCAAAATTTGTtcgatatttttcttttcttgttttagtTGGAGCTTGCATCCCATTGGtggaaaattactttttattttttcattttaataggCTTCTGGAGTAAAAATTAGTGGTGTGACATACCAAGATATCCATGGAACATCAGCAACAGAAGTTGCTATGAAATTTGATTGTAGTCCGGGAAATCCATGCTCTAGAATAAGATTGGAGGATGTAAAGCTCACTTACAAGAATCAAGTAGCCCAAGCTTCTTGTAGCCATGCTGCTGGAACATCTACTGGTTTTGTCCAGCCCACAAGTTGCTTGTAGAGGggaaaaattatacaaaatacaTATCTGTGAAGGATAGAAAAGGAACTTACATTCTTGTCCTTTCATCCTTGGggaaaaaattattcacattttaagtttttgtaatatgAAGGTTAGCGTGATAGGTCATTGAGTTATAAGTTGATTGCCTGAGCCTGTGGCTGTGCTGGTCGATTGGGCATTCTTGAAGCGTGCCTGGCCCTGCAATCAAAATATAATGTTGAAACTTTAAACCACTATTTGGGTGTTTgtactttttatattgaattgTTCTAAGAGATATGGTTGTGTTCGATGTATTAGTTTCCATTGTACCTCACTTATTGGATATATAGATTTTTAtcatttccattttttaatgagatgtcatatgaattttattcaattatgtCATGAAACTAATTtaa is a genomic window containing:
- the LOC142631013 gene encoding polygalacturonase-like; the protein is MVYPKSSLVLALLSMFISIMPATPMTYNVVSLGAKADGKTDSTQAFVSAWTKACASVKPAVIYVPAGRFYLRQVVFSGPCKNNAIIMRIVGTLAAPSDYRVLGNTGKWLAFEYVDGVTISGGVLDGQGTGLWACKASGNSCPSGATTLEFSISNNIAIHALTSLNSQMFHIVVNGCNNVKMQGVRVTAAGNSPNSDGIHVQLSSSISILNSKIGTGDDCISIGPGTTNLWIENVACGPGHGISIGSLGKDQQEAGVQNVTVKTVTFTNTQNGLRIKSWGRPSNGFAKDILFQHAVMTNVQNPILIDQNYCPGNKGCPGQASGVKISGVTYQDIHGTSATEVAMKFDCSPGNPCSRIRLEDVKLTYKNQVAQASCSHAAGTSTGFVQPTSCL